In Streptomyces sp. NBC_01439, the following are encoded in one genomic region:
- a CDS encoding alcohol dehydrogenase catalytic domain-containing protein translates to MKALVFQGPGQTSWHDVPDPSIKDAADAIVRVDAVTICGTDLHIVKGDVPDVTPGRILGHEAVGTVVETGGDVRSVRPGDRVLISCISACGRCRFCREGHYGQCRGGGGWVLGHTIDGTQAEYVRVPFADLSVHPLPSALAGHDAVLLADVFPTSYEVGVLNGNVRPGDTVVVVGVGPVGLAAVATARLYSPGRIIAVDLAAARLAAARDLGADATASADEEPERLVEDLTDGLGADVVIEAVGVPEAFEMCTRMVRPGGRVANIGVHGKPAVLHLEDLWIKDVTITTGLVDTRSTPVLLRMMAAGRLPGAAMVTHRFELDQMEKAYDVFSRAGETGALKVVLSGPQHDAVAVPPQEQ, encoded by the coding sequence ATGAAGGCTCTCGTCTTCCAGGGGCCCGGGCAGACCTCCTGGCATGACGTACCGGACCCTTCCATCAAGGACGCCGCCGACGCGATCGTCCGGGTCGACGCCGTCACCATCTGCGGCACCGACCTGCACATCGTCAAGGGCGACGTCCCCGACGTCACGCCCGGACGGATCCTGGGCCACGAGGCCGTCGGAACCGTCGTCGAGACGGGCGGCGACGTCCGCAGCGTCCGCCCCGGCGACCGCGTCCTGATCTCCTGCATCTCGGCTTGCGGCCGCTGCCGCTTCTGCCGGGAAGGGCACTACGGCCAGTGCCGCGGAGGCGGCGGCTGGGTCCTCGGCCACACCATCGACGGCACCCAGGCCGAGTACGTGCGCGTCCCCTTCGCAGACCTCTCCGTCCACCCGCTGCCCAGCGCCCTGGCCGGCCACGATGCCGTGCTGCTCGCTGACGTCTTCCCGACCTCCTACGAGGTCGGCGTGCTCAACGGCAACGTGCGCCCGGGCGACACCGTCGTCGTGGTCGGTGTCGGACCCGTCGGCCTGGCCGCCGTCGCCACGGCCCGGCTCTACAGCCCCGGGCGGATCATTGCCGTCGACCTCGCCGCCGCCCGGCTCGCGGCCGCGCGCGACCTGGGCGCCGATGCGACCGCGAGTGCGGACGAGGAGCCCGAGCGGCTGGTGGAGGACCTCACCGACGGGCTCGGGGCGGACGTGGTCATCGAGGCCGTCGGCGTGCCCGAGGCCTTCGAGATGTGCACCCGCATGGTCCGCCCGGGTGGGCGGGTCGCCAACATCGGGGTTCACGGCAAGCCCGCCGTCCTCCACCTCGAAGACCTGTGGATCAAGGACGTCACCATCACCACCGGCCTCGTCGACACCCGCTCCACCCCCGTGCTGCTGCGCATGATGGCCGCCGGCCGCCTGCCCGGGGCCGCGATGGTCACCCACCGGTTCGAGCTGGACCAGATGGAAAAGGCGTACGACGTCTTCTCCCGCGCCGGCGAAACCGGCGCCCTCAAAGTCGTGCTCAGCGGACCGCAGCACGACGCGGTCGCCGTACCGCCGCAGGAGCAGTGA